The region CCCCTGGTGTTAGGACCAGTACTTACTGTCCATGTTTCCCGCAGGTCCActgtttctaaaataattttcccGCTGGCATCCTTGGGGAAAAGCTCCTCCCCAGGCTGGAATAAAGACAGGAGAGGATGAAGAAGGATTTGTCTATGAAtggctttcctggggctgaaggcacttgGTCAGGCCACCTGCACAAGGCTGTGGTTACTaatcagagagacagagactgagTGTGTAAGAGAAGACAGGGGGCAAAAGAGCCTAGAATTATCTGAGAATCATATATCTGCACCTTCCCACCCACATGCCCCTAAACTTCACTGAGAATGGCTCTCCTGCAGTTAGAAGCGATCTTCCTTCACAAGGACAGTTTGTGTGAATAACAGGACTGAGAACTACTACTACACAATGTGCTTTTGATCCCGTTTATGCGATAACCCTATTCAGAGAGAGTGAACATACGAGATGTGTGAGCCAATCCTCTGGAATCAGAGGTTGGATCTGTGAAGCCCAGCGGGACCCCGGTCATACAATATGGACCATCCCAGGAACCCTCATCCTGTCTGGGCAGAGAGGTCCGAGGAAGGTGGGATTTCCTGTTGTACCTCGGCCATTTGCACTAACTCCTCACCCTTGAGGACACTAATCCTAAGGGCCTTCAGACAGCAGCACCTCACTGATACCTGCCCAGTGGTCTCCCTGAATCTTTGAGGTGAAGGCTGGGAGGTGAATGAGTTTCACTCCATCTCAAGGCCCTGGGATGGGGACAAAAAGGTCTCAATGGGAGGTGACACAACGGTCATGAAACGTCCGTTCATGCAGCACTTCTGCTACCACAATGAGTCCCACCTCTCTCAGGAAGGCCTCCAGGAAATCTAGCTGGAATGAGGTAATAGAGACACAAAACCAGTGATGAAATAGTCTTGGAAACCAGAGGAAGGCAAACCCAAACCTGACCTTCATGGCAAATGGCACGTTGATAAGGAAGAGGTCTATATAGTCTAGCTGAAGCTCCTTCAGCGATCTTTCCAGGGCAGGTCGGACCAACTCTGGTCGGAAGAAAGTAGCCCAAAGCTGCAGTGACCgagagaaataaaaactgctCATGATCTCCCACATCTGGGACCAAAACTAAACATCATAGTTAGAAGACGGAGTAAAACAACCTACTGTAGTTTAAAGATCAGAAGCAGCAGGCTCATGGCTGTTCCTAGTGTCAGTCACATCCCTAACCAGCACTGGCATTTATCTGAGTGACTCTAAGGAAGTGGAATGGCACTGAGATGGGCAGGAAAAGCAGCCTAAGAGATTCAAAGTCATCTCTGAAAGGAGTCAAAGCAGATCAGGCCAGGCCATGGGCTCTGTTGTCCTACAATCCATGCCTGCAAACAGTCCTGCTGAGGGGCCCCATCTAAAGACATGTTAGCCCTGAGGTATGTGCACACAGATGATTCTGTAGAGACCTCTTTACACTGGAGCAGGGTTTCCACCTAAGAAACTTTACAAATGTCAGTGCACCCAATGCTGACTTGCAGCGGTGTTTCCGAGTCTGGCTCCCTTTTCAAAATAACTGTCCGCTGCACGTGGATCTGTCCTAAGGGAGTCTGCCATGGAATCAGAGTGGCTTCCTCTGTGGCCACTTGCTCAGTCTGTCCAACACATATGGAAGGTATGGGACTCAATTGGTTTTGAAATACCAATGCTGACTGCTGTTCAGATGCCTCAGATCAAAACAAGCTTTTGctgttttctgattttctgtaAGGGGCCTCAAAGCATTAGGAGGCAAAGAGGCTATTCACACCAAAACCAAAGTTGTTGTTTGTCCTAAATAACATATCCAGGCTGCCAGACCCCTTTCCAACCCCCGACCCATGGCACCTTAGTGGTGTAGAATAAGTCCTCTCTCTTCACCGTGCCGTCAGCAATCTTCTCTCGAACAGCCTGGCCCACCTCCTCCTTATTTTGACAGACATAGGATGCATCGAAATGGCGGTAACCTACATCAATAGCCACTTTGACGGCTTCCCTAGTCTTACCCTTAGGAATCTGTAAGATACAAAGCAGAAGGGTTCATAAGCAGCCCCACTCAGAAAGAAGCAATTTATTTCCTTAATAGCATTTCCCCAGCTCTTACTGTGGGTCTCCTAGTGCCCTGGTTGGTGGTTGTGGCCTGGGAACCAAACCTGTACTCTGGGAGCACAGGCTACACTCCACATGGGAATGAGTTGGAGACCCGGGCCTCACCAGGGAACCTGGAAGCTCAAGGTTCAATCAGTAAAGAATTCCTTGTAAGGAAGTAGCTAAAAGGACATCATCTGTCACATGAAATAAGCTTCTACAGATATAGATGAATAGGGAGATGGAGATGATGGTAAAGGTGAAgttaagatagataaatagatagatagatatcagAGAATCTGCTTTTGGCTTGGAATTGGAAACAAGCCGAAATACTGATCCTCCATCCAGTGTCCATGGAACTGGGCTCTTTAACTCAGTTTAGAGACAATCATGATTATTTTCTAGGCTTCCTTCCCCAGGTGCTCTCATGCAACATTTATGCAACAAGCATTCATTAAGTGCCTCCTGTGTGCCTGACATTGTGCAAAGAAAGCCCTGAGGCCCTAGGAATCTGACCATTAGCAGAGGCCCATGTCTTCCAAAGAGGCACCCCCTGTGCTGAGGCATAATAGCGGGTATGAGGGGGATCACGTCATTGTAAGGAGACTGGCAGCCACTCGCTGTTGATAGCTCCTGTCCCACCTCTACCAAGATGGAGTGCGCTGCTCTCTATCATTTATGCAGGCAGTCACTCCTAATAATCCATAGCTGTCCCTCCCTCACCCTGTGACCTATGCTGGGTATTCTAAGTACACTGCAGTCACCATATCAACATGTAGGTAATACATTTGGTGACAAGACCGATTTCATCTCCATTGCTCTCTGTGCCCCTCCGTCTTCCTTTGCAAACACCTAACCCTTGCAGGAATAGTGCCTTCTTCACAGACAAAGGTTTCTGTGTTATAAAACCTCCTGCACCAACACACTGACAGCAAAGCTGCTACCACATGGTCCTGTGGGGGGTCCTTTCCTCCTGGGCCTATGCCTACCAGGTGTTTCTAGCAGAGGGCAGAGTGGCTCTGCCTCAGTTGGGTACTAAGTGTGGGAAGAGAAGTCTGAGCTTGGATTTTAAACATGTAAGAAAGAAGAAGAGGGACAGTACTTACCCAGAGCAGTTATCCCGCAATTAAAGGTAAGTCAGGCCAAGTGCCCAAAATACATGGCGAGCATCCAGTATACTTTCAgtaaccaaaataataataataaaaataaagagaatccaCCCTCAAAATGATCTGCTCTGAATCCACAGTGTCATTAGCTTGTCTCATTCAGTGCAAAGGGAGATTGTGAAATGGAGGCCCAGCGGGTCCCTCCAAGCCACCCAGGGTGTCCCAGGTGTGGGCACATGCAGCTGCTGACCACCTTCCATTGGCTATTTCCATTCAACCCTCCAGTTGCCTGGCTTCTACTTACTTCGTCAGAAGCACCAGTGCCCAATCCAAGCACTGGCATGAAGTGCCCATCGTTAAGCTTCACAGAATGGCTGTGCTTGAGATCCATCACGGAGCTCAGGCCTGGCTGTGCTGactgccttccttcccttccctcccttccctcccttccctgacTGAGAGGCAAGGAGGAGTCAAGGCTCCAGCTTTCTTTATTTATACCCAGTGCAACGCGAGGCAGGACTGGGATCAAGGCCACAGGGATTGGGAAATGAAACCGTATGCAGCCTACTGACTTCCTTGTAACTATTTCTAGTCTCTGCAGGCATATCTCACAAAATGGCAACAGAAATTTCATGCACAGCACAGGAGTTTGACTTCTCTCTTCAGCATTGCTTACCCTTAactcttacatttaaaaaaaattaccgtGCCAATTTGTCCCTGATAATGATATCCTATTTACTTTACATGATGCAAAATAATCATTAGGCTGGTCATTTCAAAAGGCTAATTGTACCTCAGGAATTTAGTTAAGTTCCTCACCCTTCATTCGGTCCAAAATGTCCACCAAAGAAGATGTTATTCAGAGTTCCTTGAACAGAGCTCCATGCCTGGTCCTGAGCACACATGTAACAAACTTCCTTAAGAAATTTCATTATCCTTTTCTCTGGATCAGACCTCATTCCACCTTTGGATTCTCTGTCTTGTTTCTTTGAATGTTTCTGTCAGCAAAACAGTTGTCTGAGCCCAGGACACCTTTGTGTAGTTTGGCCGCGTATCAGCTGCCGCCTCCTCCTGGAACAGCCTCCTTGATATCCCCTCGTTCCCATCAGCCTCATGAACGCCTAGTGACCCTAATGCCAGGCGCCCTGCCCACATCCTACACAAGGGCCTCTGCGACCTCGCCGGGTGGGCTGAATCACTCTGTCCCCTGCACCCACATTATTCTGGCTTCTATGAATGCAATCCAACAAGCCGTGTTAGTGAAGTTACACTCTCACTGCTAAGGAACTCTGCTGGATAAAGCCCTCTGAACAGTGTTTTGTTTACTGTCACTGTTATGCCATGCTTCCCTCTTCTCATATTTGTGAACTTGGTCCTTGAGCGCCAACCCCAGACTGCGgcattggattttattttattatttccaacCTATCCCTCTGGCTGCTCAAGGTCAAAATTCTGCCAGATTCTGTTACTCCACGGATTTAGTATTTATCTCAACAAAGTGTCAGCACAAATTCGATGAATATACACTGTATATTTCATTGTTAAAAGTCCTATCAGGCTATCATGCTCTCTGCTTCTCTTTTAAGAGTTTTCATAAAACTGGGATTTAAACACTAACTTAAAACAATTTTAGATTGTTGTCATGCCTTTCAGAATATGATTTTCAAACTACATCTTCCTTTTGTAACAAGAATGATGATTATCCTTTGCTTCAGAGAACTCTCCCATTTTCTAAGATTTCTCAAAGTCTGCCAGTGGGATAGGATGCTCTCAGGGATTTCGGGGTCCATCAGAGAAGTAGGCATGGCAAGAGGGCCCAGTGATGCCTGTCTCCTGGGAGCCATGCCTTTGTGTAACTTCTTCTCCTTGAGTGTGGCTAGTACTTGGGACATGCTTCTAACCAACAGAATATTGTAAGAAACCTCTTCTATTTAATGCAGACACAGttgaaaattaatatacagacACTGTCCCTGACAGTAAAGTGTAATGGGCCTTCAGTGGGAAAGAAAGCATCATGCCAGCCTAGGCAGATGCCCGTGTGgcttctcctttcctctttcaggaagtgtcacgaggtccatatcatttaaatctttctcgggagttgtattaacaattttactctggacaaggttcctttggcatttcatagttgtatatggcgccctctagtgtccagaagctgtagtctctggagctgctgagcccctgaagcaatgttaggggttgcaggggagcagtactgggggtaggaaagagctgttccccgcctcctggctcctgtgcccgtctccactgcctgagccagtgggccgggcacacaggtataagtttttgtcccagagcagccgggtatCCTTTCCTCTTGAACTCAGGGATCTGGATCATGGAAGGAGAAACTGACAGAAAGGAGcagaaaccaggagcccaaactGTCTTCCTCCCTCCAGAGGGAAAGCTGGTGTGTGATGCGTGGGCCAAGGCAGTGAATGCTCGGACATCACCGCCAAGGCTCCCAGAGAATCCCAGTGACCCAGAGCTGTCAAAAGCCTCTGTTCATTGTGATTCAGCAGTATTTCTGAAAAGGGCTTGAGTTGTATTTTTGATAACAAGGAAGCAGAAACTGCAAGATGTTAACCCTTCAGGCAGGTCAAAGTTCTACTCTCTTTGTGTTATGGAAAAcctgaaaacctggactggactgctgacagaagaaccaagcagcacttggAGATTTTggagggtggaggtttatttcACTGGTGGTCTCAGAGGAGAGtaatctccaaaggtctgagccccgagTACAGCAGGGCCGTGGCTTTTATGCATTTATTACAAAGCTAAGCGGAGagtcagcacccagaaactgttgcagtaggagctatcaggtcactataggtgtattcaggatgctacttatattttaatctatttctgtaAAGGTGACCCAGATACCATATTATAAATTAATGGGCTTCTGTGACTATGATTAACAAGCTCttccataccactgagtcctgGTGGGGCCAGAGGGTGGGGAAAGATACAGTGtaagcacccaagcaccttgtgattcctttaTGTTCTTGAAGCCTTTACAGAAACTTTGTCTCTTTGGCTTCCTTGGCTTCCTATCAAacctggagagagggagggatttgagaactttctgaatATTTCCTCTTCATTCCCCCCTCTCATGTctctttaaataatttgttttagaGGGCATCGTCTTGGTTTACGATAGAATTATGGTAGCCATGAAGCATGGTGTCTTTGATTCTAATGTAGCATGGGAAACAAGCTAAGGTTTCGCTGCCATTTTTTACCTGGCTGGGGTGATGCTCCTGCCAGGGATAATCCAGGCATGTCATGGGGATCAAAGTACAGATCCCCCAGGTTTGATCACGGCCTGATGACAGCATAAAATTGTACAATGCAGGGTGCTCCTGTCCCACCGCTATTTGGGCAGTTAGGCATAGTTCAAGCAGGTATGGAGACAACATTAAAGAGCAATATTGGGGAGAAATATCTGATTTGGAGATACGGGGAAGTTAGACAGGCTGAGGCCCAAGACTAAAGTTAAGAGAGGTGAGCAAGTGCAGCAGCAC is a window of Manis pentadactyla isolate mManPen7 chromosome 3, mManPen7.hap1, whole genome shotgun sequence DNA encoding:
- the LOC118913914 gene encoding putative aldo-keto reductase family 1 member C8 isoform X3, which translates into the protein MDLKHSHSVKLNDGHFMPVLGLGTGASDEIPKGKTREAVKVAIDVGYRHFDASYVCQNKEEVGQAVREKIADGTVKREDLFYTTKLWATFFRPELVRPALERSLKELQLDYIDLFLINVPFAMK